The proteins below are encoded in one region of Micromonospora pisi:
- a CDS encoding DUF4259 domain-containing protein: MGTWGDGPFDNDQAMDIIGELAELEEGERREHIQRLFATVLDPSSAPADAEVPFWPKEVIAAASLIALVLPGGSVVFDPESSDDYDPEAEENADDEWLDALLPEPGGELIRLASEALQVVADPDSKWFIDWVGGDDEEAEWLASIVRVLNDGARR, encoded by the coding sequence ATGGGAACCTGGGGGGACGGTCCCTTCGACAACGACCAGGCGATGGACATCATCGGCGAGCTGGCGGAGCTGGAGGAGGGCGAGCGGCGGGAGCACATCCAGAGGCTCTTCGCCACGGTGCTCGACCCTTCCTCCGCCCCCGCCGATGCCGAGGTGCCGTTCTGGCCGAAGGAGGTCATCGCCGCTGCGTCCCTCATCGCGCTGGTGCTGCCCGGCGGGTCGGTCGTGTTCGACCCAGAGAGCTCGGACGACTACGACCCGGAGGCCGAGGAGAACGCGGACGACGAGTGGTTGGACGCGCTTCTGCCCGAACCCGGCGGCGAGTTGATCAGGCTGGCGTCCGAGGCTCTCCAGGTTGTCGCCGACCCGGACAGCAAGTGGTTCATCGACTGGGTCGGCGGAGACGACGAAGAAGCCGAATGGTTGGCGAGCATCGTCCGAGTACTAAACGATGGTGCTCGCCGATAA
- a CDS encoding DUF4240 domain-containing protein, with translation MNGILNPGCTRNDADHTRRAAGHGRIAGMAIMDWDEFWAIVDRAREGVDDTRTGEGAEEVAERIGGRLTELGREAAVGFDLRYDALAAESYDWNLWGAAYLMKGGCSDDAFDYFRGWLVAQGRSTWERALRDPDTLAELGIDSDDDFLECEDMLGVGRAAFDEDEDFYAALDAARAELPADTFNGPLLGDDFDHDDDSEVRTRYPRLAEIYL, from the coding sequence GTGAACGGCATCCTGAATCCTGGGTGCACCCGCAACGATGCCGACCACACCCGGCGGGCCGCGGGGCATGGCAGGATCGCGGGCATGGCGATCATGGATTGGGACGAGTTCTGGGCGATCGTCGACCGCGCACGCGAGGGCGTCGACGACACCCGGACCGGCGAAGGCGCCGAGGAAGTGGCGGAGCGCATCGGGGGCCGCCTCACCGAACTGGGCCGGGAAGCGGCCGTCGGGTTCGACCTCCGGTATGACGCGCTCGCCGCGGAGTCATACGACTGGAACCTCTGGGGCGCTGCCTACCTCATGAAAGGGGGCTGCTCCGACGACGCCTTCGACTACTTCCGCGGCTGGCTCGTCGCGCAGGGCCGCAGCACCTGGGAGCGGGCACTGCGGGATCCGGACACGCTCGCCGAACTCGGCATCGATTCCGACGACGACTTCCTCGAGTGCGAGGACATGCTCGGCGTCGGGCGAGCGGCGTTCGACGAGGACGAGGACTTCTACGCCGCCCTCGACGCGGCGCGCGCCGAGCTGCCCGCAGACACATTCAACGGGCCGCTACTCGGCGACGACTTCGATCACGATGACGACAGCGAGGTGCGCACCCGCTACCCCCGCCTGGCCGAGATCTACCTCTAG
- a CDS encoding IS701 family transposase translates to MDEQGLASVRTRLEDFAAGVFAGLPRSDQRATGLRYLRGLMLDGRRKSMQPMARRLGVDHQQLQQFLTSSTWDVAGVRRRLAAVAADVVDPQMWVVDDTGFPKDGKASACVSRQYSGTLGKVGNCQIAVSIHAATDTASAVLNWRLFVPESWDKSCVPDTDGKIANPHARRLRRQPTTLDAAGAKKPHTRKQLPREEQIAQILRRRAASKLPDDERYRPKWMMALEMLDELAGWGQHPPLLTADAGYGQVAEFRQGLTERDIRYIVATTSTTTAQPGTAHPVEVDYAGIGPYPTPRYPQPARSVKDLTLAHGIEATTMVRWRDRLPATDHASTRPTELSGHFLALRVRPAGRAIQRGPDCGDDGVLPECWLLAQWPPGQDEPTDYWLSDLPSTTPLTELVRLAKSRWRIEHDYRELKTALGLDHFEGRSWIGWHRHVTLATAAQLFLTQLRLTHPKAAGQN, encoded by the coding sequence GTGGACGAGCAGGGACTCGCATCGGTACGGACGCGGCTGGAGGACTTCGCGGCTGGGGTGTTCGCGGGGTTACCGCGATCGGATCAGCGGGCGACGGGTCTTCGGTATCTGCGAGGGCTGATGCTGGATGGTCGGCGTAAGTCGATGCAGCCGATGGCGCGGCGGCTCGGTGTGGACCACCAGCAGTTGCAGCAGTTCCTGACCTCGTCGACCTGGGACGTCGCTGGTGTACGGCGGCGGCTGGCCGCGGTCGCCGCCGATGTGGTGGACCCGCAGATGTGGGTGGTCGACGACACCGGGTTCCCCAAGGACGGCAAGGCGTCGGCGTGCGTGTCCCGGCAGTACTCCGGCACCCTCGGCAAGGTCGGCAACTGCCAAATCGCCGTCAGCATCCACGCCGCGACCGACACCGCTTCGGCCGTGCTGAACTGGCGGCTGTTCGTACCCGAGTCCTGGGACAAGTCCTGCGTCCCCGACACCGACGGGAAGATCGCGAACCCGCACGCCCGCCGGCTGCGCCGGCAGCCAACCACCCTTGACGCGGCCGGGGCGAAGAAACCCCACACACGTAAGCAGTTACCACGCGAGGAACAGATCGCCCAGATCCTGCGGCGGCGGGCAGCCTCGAAACTTCCCGACGATGAACGGTACCGGCCAAAGTGGATGATGGCCCTGGAAATGCTCGATGAACTGGCCGGGTGGGGCCAGCACCCGCCGCTGCTGACCGCTGACGCCGGCTACGGCCAAGTCGCCGAGTTCCGCCAAGGCCTGACCGAACGCGACATCCGCTACATCGTGGCCACCACATCCACGACCACAGCCCAACCCGGCACCGCCCACCCGGTCGAAGTCGACTACGCCGGGATCGGCCCCTATCCCACCCCGCGCTACCCACAACCCGCCCGCAGCGTCAAGGACCTGACCCTCGCCCACGGCATCGAAGCCACCACAATGGTGCGCTGGCGTGACCGGCTCCCCGCCACCGACCACGCCTCGACCCGGCCCACCGAACTGTCCGGACACTTCCTCGCCCTGCGCGTCCGCCCCGCCGGCCGAGCCATCCAACGCGGACCCGACTGTGGTGACGACGGAGTCCTGCCCGAATGCTGGCTACTCGCGCAATGGCCACCCGGCCAGGACGAACCCACCGACTACTGGCTGTCCGACCTACCCTCCACCACACCACTGACCGAACTGGTCCGTCTGGCAAAAAGCCGCTGGCGTATCGAGCACGACTACCGCGAACTCAAAACCGCCCTCGGACTCGACCACTTCGAAGGCCGCTCCTGGATCGGCTGGCACCGCCACGTCACCCTCGCCACAGCCGCCCAACTGTTCCTCACCCAACTACGGCTGACACACCCAAAAGCAGCAGGGCAGAACTGA
- a CDS encoding IS701 family transposase has protein sequence MIDEFAGWSSGLDDLVARFAHRFGRAEPRRQARSYLLGLLSPLADKNGWTLAEAAGDKTPDRMQRLLNKAEWDADAVRDDLRGYVSDQLGAPDGVLVVDETGFLKKGVKSAGVQRQYSGTAGRTENCQLGVFLAYATSNGRTLVDRELYLPRGWCDDQARREEAAIGKSVAFATKPALGLRMIGRALDAGLPARWVTADEAYGQDSKFRLWLQERKVGYVLAVPRSQKVPTDTGSARADFLAARAPALAWQRRSCGDGVKGPRLYDWAVASLPDTGTAGHGFTRWLLIRRSITRLDDLAYYLCHGPAGTGDEELIRVAGTRWAIEECFQTAKSEVGLDHYQVRRYDAWYRHITLVMVAHAYLAVTAAHAEKGDPNPPGGDSSLLPSARSDVSWHT, from the coding sequence TTGATCGATGAGTTTGCCGGTTGGTCGTCGGGTCTGGATGACCTGGTGGCACGGTTCGCCCACCGGTTCGGGCGGGCTGAGCCTCGGCGGCAGGCCCGTAGTTACCTGCTCGGACTCTTGTCGCCCCTGGCCGACAAGAACGGCTGGACCCTCGCGGAGGCCGCCGGGGACAAGACCCCGGACCGGATGCAACGGCTGCTGAACAAAGCCGAATGGGATGCGGACGCTGTCCGCGACGACCTGCGTGGTTACGTCAGTGACCAGTTGGGCGCACCCGACGGTGTGCTGGTGGTCGATGAGACCGGGTTTCTGAAGAAGGGTGTGAAGTCGGCCGGGGTGCAACGTCAGTACTCGGGCACCGCCGGGCGGACCGAGAACTGCCAACTCGGGGTGTTTCTGGCCTACGCCACCTCGAATGGCCGCACGTTGGTCGACCGTGAGTTGTACTTGCCCCGCGGCTGGTGCGACGACCAGGCGCGTCGCGAAGAAGCGGCGATCGGTAAGTCGGTCGCGTTCGCCACGAAACCCGCCCTGGGGCTGCGGATGATCGGCCGCGCCCTCGACGCGGGGCTGCCCGCCCGGTGGGTCACCGCGGACGAGGCGTACGGGCAGGACTCGAAGTTCCGGCTCTGGCTGCAGGAACGCAAGGTTGGTTACGTCCTGGCCGTGCCACGCAGCCAGAAGGTTCCCACCGACACGGGCAGCGCCCGCGCGGACTTCCTCGCCGCCCGGGCGCCGGCCCTGGCCTGGCAACGACGCAGCTGCGGCGACGGCGTCAAAGGCCCACGCCTGTACGACTGGGCGGTCGCATCCCTGCCCGACACCGGCACCGCCGGGCACGGGTTCACCCGCTGGCTACTGATCCGCCGCAGCATTACTAGACTGGACGACCTGGCCTACTACCTGTGCCACGGACCGGCCGGCACCGGGGACGAGGAACTGATCCGGGTCGCGGGCACCCGGTGGGCGATCGAGGAGTGCTTCCAGACCGCGAAGAGCGAAGTCGGCCTCGACCACTACCAGGTCCGTCGTTACGACGCCTGGTACCGGCACATAACGCTGGTTATGGTGGCGCACGCCTACCTCGCCGTCACCGCCGCCCACGCGGAAAAAGGGGATCCGAACCCGCCCGGCGGGGACTCATCCCTCTTACCCTCGGCGAGGTCCGACGTCTCCTGGCACACCTGA